The following proteins are encoded in a genomic region of Actinomadura sp. NAK00032:
- a CDS encoding NCS2 family permease gives MSKTSTAKTDDSPPAGGRGPLERLFDLTGRRTTVARELRGGVTTFFAMAYIILLNPIILGGAKDVTGATLSIPQLTTMTALSAAVTTVIMGLVGNAPLALAAGLGINAVVAFQAAPVMTWPQAMGLVVIEGAIIVVLALTGIRERIMNSIPLALKHAIAVGIGAFIALVGLYDSGFVTSSATSPPLSLGTGGHLETWPTLVFALTLLLMIVLYVRRVPGAILISIIAGTVGAVAIQENASIKEGGWGVVTPNMPDKLFAAPDFGLFGEIDLFGGFGRAGVITALVVLFTLVLSGFFDAMGTILGISDEAGLVSEKGEVPRLGRILSVDGLSAAFGGVTSSSANTVFVESAAGVGEGARTGLANIATGALFAVTLFLTPLAATVPAQAAAPALVVVGALMMTQVAKVDWDDLEITIPAFLTIVLMPFTFSITIGIGGGMVSYALIKLARGKLREVSVWLWPVVVLFLIFFAINPIEQWLDVR, from the coding sequence ATGTCCAAGACCAGTACCGCCAAGACCGACGATTCGCCGCCGGCGGGCGGGCGCGGGCCGCTGGAGCGGCTGTTCGACCTCACCGGGCGGCGCACCACCGTCGCGCGCGAACTGCGCGGCGGCGTCACCACGTTCTTCGCGATGGCGTACATCATCCTGCTGAACCCGATCATCCTCGGCGGGGCCAAGGACGTCACCGGCGCGACGCTGTCGATCCCGCAGCTGACCACGATGACGGCGCTGTCCGCCGCGGTCACCACGGTGATCATGGGCCTGGTGGGCAACGCGCCGCTGGCGCTCGCCGCGGGCCTCGGCATCAACGCGGTCGTGGCGTTCCAGGCGGCGCCGGTGATGACCTGGCCGCAGGCGATGGGCCTGGTGGTGATCGAGGGCGCGATCATCGTGGTGCTGGCGCTCACCGGCATCCGCGAGCGGATCATGAACTCGATCCCGCTGGCGCTCAAGCACGCGATCGCGGTCGGCATCGGCGCGTTCATCGCGCTGGTCGGCCTCTACGACTCGGGGTTCGTCACCTCCAGCGCGACGAGCCCGCCGCTGTCCCTCGGCACCGGCGGCCACCTGGAGACGTGGCCGACGCTGGTGTTCGCGCTCACCCTGCTGCTGATGATCGTCCTGTACGTGCGGCGGGTGCCCGGCGCCATCCTGATCAGCATCATCGCCGGGACGGTCGGGGCCGTGGCCATCCAGGAGAACGCCTCCATCAAGGAGGGCGGCTGGGGCGTCGTCACGCCGAACATGCCCGACAAGCTGTTCGCGGCGCCCGACTTCGGGCTCTTCGGGGAGATCGACCTGTTCGGCGGGTTCGGCCGGGCCGGGGTCATCACCGCGCTGGTCGTGCTGTTCACCCTGGTGCTGTCGGGCTTCTTCGACGCGATGGGCACGATCCTCGGCATCAGCGACGAGGCGGGCCTGGTGAGCGAGAAGGGCGAGGTGCCGCGGCTCGGCCGGATCCTGTCGGTGGACGGCCTGTCCGCCGCGTTCGGCGGCGTCACCAGCTCGTCCGCCAACACGGTGTTCGTGGAGTCGGCGGCCGGCGTCGGCGAGGGCGCCCGGACCGGCCTCGCCAACATCGCCACCGGCGCGCTGTTCGCGGTGACGCTGTTCCTCACCCCGCTCGCCGCGACCGTCCCGGCGCAGGCCGCCGCGCCCGCGCTCGTCGTCGTGGGCGCGCTGATGATGACGCAGGTCGCCAAGGTGGACTGGGACGACCTGGAGATCACGATCCCGGCGTTCCTCACCATCGTGCTGATGCCGTTCACGTTCTCGATCACCATCGGGATCGGCGGCGGGATGGTCAGCTACGCGCTGATCAAGCTCGCCCGGGGCAAGCTGCGCGAGGTGTCGGTCTGGCTGTGGCCCGTGGTGGTGCTGTTCCTCATCTTCTTCGCGATCAACCCGATCGAGCAGTGGCTGGACGTGCGGTAG